In Marasmius oreades isolate 03SP1 chromosome 1, whole genome shotgun sequence, one DNA window encodes the following:
- a CDS encoding uncharacterized protein (BUSCO:EOG09264XTW) codes for MPDVMDSSQFSPNSASAATITMAPPESPESPTLAMRRLPFTDSLNARSKSITTADLNTHGVLNRHATKNTSYQVGISEDKGTRRTMEDSHSFVVDFDNIRGQGFFAVFDGHAGKHAAEWCGNNFHETLLHCLRNPSKPNSTVPDILNQSFQEVDAHLSRMAEESEGKIHSGCTVVTALVRIEDENKKQSFLGVDSSRCSPAPESPKSCRSRNVADGEDNAYNTHDRDNAETPDAGSGDDLGKNGSNGKKEKKLSGTRIKNAFKSLGTGISSPKTPRSGSPASLSRRESGENIAVRTPPPDARKVLYCANAGDARGVLCRTGKAVRLTYDHKGSDKQEAKRITDAGGFVMSGRVNGVLAVTRSLGDSSMKEFVVGAPYTTETELCDDDEFLILACDGLWDVISDQGAVDLIRDIEDAQAASQKLLKYALSHHTTDNVTVIVVRFKNQGVSA; via the exons ATGCCTGATGTtatggatagttctcaattct CACCAAACTCTGCATCTGCGGCAACGATCACAATGGC GCCTCCAGAATCTCCAGAATCACCTACTCTGGCAATGCGCCGACTGCCATTCACCGATTCTCTGAATGCACGTTCAAAATCAATTACCACCGCCGACCTCAACACCCATGGG GTCCTAAATCGACATGCCACCAAGAACACGTCATATCAAGTCGGTATTTCGGAAGACAAGGGCACCCGAAGAACGATGGAAGACTCCCATTCCTTTGTCGTCGATTTTGACAACATACGCGGACAGGGATTTTTCGCAGTCTTCGACGGACACGCAGGGAAACACGCTGCTGAGTGGTGTGGAAATAATTTTCACGAG ACTCTGCTGCATTGTCTGAGAAACCCATCGAAACCCAACTCTACAGTCCCAGATATCCTCAATCAATCATTTCAAGAAGTCGATGCACATCTTTCACGAATGGCGGAAGAATCCGAGGGTAAGATCCACTCAGGTTGCACCGTGGTCACTGCCCTCGTtcgaatcgaggatgaaaacaaaaaacaaTCGTTCCTGGGAGTGGACTCGTCTCGTTGTTCTCCTGCTCCAGAATCTCCTAAATCATGTCGGAGTCGTAATGTCGCCGATGGCGAAGACAACGCTTATAATACCCACGATCGCGATAATGCCGAGACTCCCGATGCGGGATCGGGGGATGACTTGGGCAAGAATGGAAGTAatggaaagaaggagaagaagttgagcGGCACCCGAATCAAGAATGCATTCAAGAGCTTGGGCACGGGCATTTCCTCGCCGAAGACCCCAAGGTCTGGTTCGCCGGCCAGTTTATCACGTCGGGAATCTGGAGAAAATATCGCAGTGAGGACACCACCACCCGACGCAAGAAAGGTGCTATATTGCGCCAATGCTGGCGACGCGAGAGGAGTTCTCTGTCGTACCGGCAAGGCCGTTCGGTTGACTTACGATCATAAAGGGTCAGACAAACAAGAAGCTAAGCGGATCACAGACGCTGGCGGATTTGTCATGAGTGGTAGGGTGAATGGGGTGTTGGCGGTCACGAGAAGCTTGGGGGATTCGTCGATGAAAGAGTTCGTGGTCGGCGCTCCTTACACTACCGAAACGGAGTTGTGCGATGATGACGAGTTTTTAATTTTGGCGTGTGACGGC CTTTGGGACGTCATCAGTGACCAAGGCGCTGTTGACCTAATACGCGACATTGAAGATGCACAGGCTGCCAGTCAGAAACTCTTGAAGTACGCCCTTTCGCATCATACCACTGACAATGTTACCGTCATTGTCGTGCGTTTCAAGAACCAAGGGGTTTCTGCTTAA
- a CDS encoding uncharacterized protein (BUSCO:EOG09264XTW) — translation MKPTLHLNSLPPSTQPNDESHNAQSQPITVASDSTTYGVLNQLPSGNMPYRIGIHAAQGIRSTMEDTHAFAFDFDSVRGQGYFAVFDGHGNKNVSEWCGANFHKVLLETIHDSANSSPNDIMKDAFRRADEKLEKVSEDHVEWCDSGSTAVVAFLRYENEQGSQNAFETSSIKRIPESLGSSISIPGAGLLKEPSPGARRVLYCANAGDARAVMCRNGVATRLTQDHKASDENEKARIRQAGGIVLRGRVLGALAVSRSLGDHVRYEGLRLKDYVIGTPYTSRTELKEDDEFCIIACDGLWDVITDQQAVDMIRRQDDVQKASETLVNFALQNEYLLSRDNVTVMVVRFAPAP, via the exons ATGAAACCCACATTACATCT GAATTCATTACCTCCTTCGACACAACCCAACGA TGAGTCACACAACGCCCAATCTCAACCTATCACTGTTGCAAGCGATTCAACAACATATGGG GTACTGAATCAACTTCCGTCAGGAAATATGCCTTATCGGATTGGTATCCACGCCGCCCAAGGAATAAGATCCACAATGGAAGACACTCACGCATTCGCCTTCGATTTTGATTCCGTTCGTGGGCAAGGATACTTTGCGGTGTTCGATGGTCATGGGAATAAAAATGTCTCAGAATGGTGTGGTGCAAATTTCCACAAG GTTCTACTTGAGACCATACATGACAGTGCAAATTCATCCCCAAACGACATCATGAAGGACGCCTTTCGCAGGGCCGATGAGAAGCTGGAGAAGGTGTCTGAGGACCACGTGGAGTGGTGTGATTCAGGTTCAACAGCTGTCGTAGCTTTTCTGCGTTACGAGAATGAGCAGGGTTCGCAGAACGCATTCGAAACGTCCTCTATCAAGCGAATACCAGAATCTCTTGGAAGCTCGATTTCAATACCAGGAGCGGGTCTTCTCAAAGAACCCTCTCCTGGTGCTCGTCGCGTACTATACTGCGCGAATGCTGGAGATGCACGGGCTGTCATGTGCCGCAATGGGGTTGCGACGAGGTTAACACAAGATCATAAGGCCAGCGATGAGAATGAAAAGGCACGGATACGACAAGCTGGTGGAATTGTCCTACGAGGTCGAGTATTGGGAGCGTTGGCAGTTTCACGAAGTCTCGGTGACCATGTACGCTATGAGGGGCTTCGCTTGAAGGACTATGTTATAGGCACACCATACACCTCGAGAACGGAGTTGAAAGAGGACGACGAATTCTGTATAATTGCTTGCGATGGT CTCTGGGACGTCATTACCGACCAACAGGCCGTCGATATGATCCGTCGCCAAGACGACGTTCAGAAGGCCAGCGAGACCCTGGTGAATTTCGCTCTTCAGAACGAATATCTCCTCAGCCGGGACAATGTTACTGTTATGGTGGTACGGTTTGCGCCTGCCCCTTGA